A window of Gasterosteus aculeatus chromosome 9, fGasAcu3.hap1.1, whole genome shotgun sequence contains these coding sequences:
- the stox2a gene encoding storkhead-box protein 2 isoform X3 has translation MKKNRSSNLRRAWPSSEHPERPAEHNPSRGDVSPISMSPISQSQFIPLGEILCLAISAMNSAHKPVNQEALVEHLTATFPGVPTPSSEVLRHTLNMLVRERKIYPTPEGYFIVTPQTYFITPSLIRTNNKWYHLDDRLQERQTPQSQQQQQQQQPPPPSQQCTSPQSGNVTPSAPGCLRERPPRKNHSDSYNSYRDDLSRLHSSKSPKEHRGDSYQSKPPKDHNGGEPPPSTSAKEHRGEPPSYPYSPLPTSPPAQQPPPQEPAEKSKSITSFPYKSDTLTKKKEGGGGGGGSGEKQSKRFGLRLFRLSFKKDKMRQLATFSAQFPPEEWPLRDEEVPTTPIPREVEMEIIRRINPDLSVENVARHTAVMKRLEEERAQKNKAGSSAQHSARSRRARGHRRALHGKSRSHSKPRTSRGDPSEGSNWDLLFMERDYRFFSHSLVRSPREAMYTLERRRSGGATYLVHSNPNITESNCPVAPEWDVSGELAKRRTEMPFPEPSRGTCQSRVQRSHSHNQDRKSRHDRSDQAKERSRSMDNSLKGPSLGAPEDFEPTLEERSHYYTDDGTLRAKQKSSHYSRIMFSAAKFHSDFNVPDLGKGSLDESRIRSTMERNKSRDSLPSYNELMGLSPKPSADEYFQCNTSNETILTAPSPQAKSEYDTLTSSGGLRKGSPADRQTPHLTSPHTMEYKEDLSAAKGQSGSARLTPSQTPEPLQNARLTPHQHNVDPGGGGGSMVIKRKEIFSKDTLFKPPHNALSTGYVDSSYTKSGTLRKASHAKSTEALDNPEPQQPSNSATSSASPAVLQVCLEPTVPSASFDYYNVSDDEEEEEAEEDSHKELATAEDSKEHGEVGGNGGGGGGGGGGGGGGGGGGGGGGGGGGGGGEGTMQWLLEREKEHDLQRKLETNLTLLSPKETENSSSQKSAHSARLDSMDSSSVTVDSGFNSPRTRESLASNTSSIVESNRRQNPALSPGHIGTSSIGLPFSFRAIPEPATTQPEKLQKSSNCLASITSV, from the exons ATGAAGAAGAACCGCAGCAGCAATCTGCGGCGGGCCTGGCCCAGCTCGGAGCACCCGGAGCGCCCGGCGGAGCACAATCCCTCCCGTG GTGACGTGTCTCCGATCAGCATGTCACCTATCAGCCAGTCACAGTTCATCCCGCTGGGGGAGATCTTGTGCCTGGCCATCTCCGCTATGAACTCGGCCCACAAGCCCGTCAACCAGGAGGCTCTGGTGGAGCACCTCACTGCCACCTTCCCAG GCGTGCCTACACCCAGCTCAGAGGTCCTGCGACATACCCTGAACATGCTGGTGCGAGAGAGGAAGATCTACCCAACTCCAGAGGGCTACTTCATTGTCACCCCACAGACCTACTTTATCACTCCTTCCCTCATCAGAACCAACAACAAGTGGTATCACCTGGATGATCGGCTGCAGGAGCGCCAGACGCCAcagtcacagcagcagcagcagcagcagcagccgccgccgccatctCAGCAATGCACTTCGCCTCAGTCTGGCAACGTAACACCGTCCGCACCCGGCTGCCTGAGGGAGAGGCCTCCTCGCAAGAACCACAGCGACTCATACAACTCCTACCGCGACGACTTGTCCAGACTTCACAGCAGCAAGTCCCCGAAGGAGCACAGGGGAGATTCTTACCAAAGTAAGCCCCCCAAGGATCACAATGGCGGGGAGCCTCCGCCAAGCACGTCAGCCAAGGAGCACCGGGGAGAACCTCCGTCATACCCGTATTCCCCTCTCCCCACTTCCCCTCCTGCCCAGCAACCGCCGCCTCAAGAGCCCGCGGAGAAGAGCAAAAGCATCACTTCTTTCCCTTATAAAAGTGACACTCTgaccaaaaagaaagaaggaggtGGCGGCGGAGGCGGAAGCGGCGAGAAGCAATCCAAAAGGTTTGGCCTCCGGCTATTCCGGCTGAGTTTCAAGAAGGACAAAATGAGACAGCTGGCCACCTTCTCAGCGCAGTTCCCCCCCGAGGAGTGGCCTCTGCGCGACGAGGAAGTGCCGACTACACCCATTCCCCGCGAGGTGGAGATGGAGATAATCCGCCGAATCAACCCCGACCTATCAGTGGAGAACGTGGCGAGGCACACGGCGGTGATgaagaggctggaggaggagcgcgcGCAAAAGAACAAGGCCGGGTCCTCGGCCCAGCACAGTGCACGGAGCAGGAGGGCGAGGGGCCACAGGAGGGCCCTGCACGGGAAGTCCCGCTCACACAGCAAGCCCCGGACCTCCAGGGGAGACCCCTCTGAGGGTTCGAACTGGGACCTTCTGTTCATGGAACGGGATTACCGCTTCTTCAGCCACTCGTTGGTTCGCTCGCCTCGGGAGGCCATGTACACCCTTGAGCGCAGACGGAGCGGCGGGGCAACGTACCTGGTCCACAGCAACCCCAACATCACAGAATCGAACTGCCCGGTCGCCCCCGAGTGGGACGTGTCGGGGGAGCTGGCCAAGAGACGGACCGAGATGCCCTTCCCGGAGCCGTCGCGCGGGACCTGCCAGTCCAGAGTGCAGAGGAGCCACAGTCACAATCAGGACAGGAAGTCGCGTCACGACAGGTCAGATCAAGCCAAGGAGCGCTCCCGGTCCATGGACAACTCGCTCAAGGGCCCTTCGCTGGGGGCGCCGGAAGACTTTGAACCCACTCTGGAGGAGCGCAGTCATTACTACACCGATGACGGCACCCTGCGCGCCAAGCAGAAGTCCTCCCACTACTCAAGGATCATGTTCTCTGCTGCTAAGTTCCACTCTGATTTTAATGTGCCTGATTTGGGGAAAGGGAGTTTGGACGAGTCGAGGATCCGGAGTACGATGGAGAGGAACAAAAGCAGAGACAGCTTGCCATCGTACAATGAGCTAATGGGACTTTCTCCTAAGCCCTCAGCAGATGAGTACTTCCAGTGCAATACGTCAAATGAAACAATCCTAACTGCCCCTTCGCCTCAGGCAAAATCAGAATATGACACAttaacctcatcagggggactCCGAAAGGGCTCTCCGGCTGACCGCCAAACGCCTCACCTCACGTCTCCTCACACGATGGAGTACAAAGAGGACTTGTCGGCAGCAAAGGGACAGAGCGGCTCGGCGCGACTGACGCCGAGCCAGACGCCGGAGCCGCTGCAAAATGCCCGTTTGACGCCGCACCAACACAACGTGGACCCGGGAGGGGGCGGAGGCAGCATGGTGATCAAGAGGAAAGAGATCTTCAGCAAGGACACTTTGTTCAAACCTCCACACAATGCCTTGTCCACGGGCTACGTGGACAGCAGCTACACCAAGTCCGGCACATTGCGGAAAGCCTCACATGCCAAATCAACAGAGGCCCTAGACAATCCTGAGCCCCAGCAGCCTTCCAATTCAGCCACTTCCTCAGCATCACCGGCAGTTTTACAGGTCTGCTTAGAGCCAACAGTCCCCTCCGCCTCCTTTGACTATTATAATGTATcagatgatgaggaagaggaagaggcggaggaggactcGCACAAAGAGTTGGCGACGGCAGAGGACAGCAAGGAGCACGGGGAAGTGGGTGGTAACGGTggaggcggtggcggcggcggtggtggtgggggtggtggcgggggtggcggtggtggcggtggtggcggcggcggcggtggtggggAGGGAACCATGCAGTGGTTACTGGAGCGGGAGAAGGAGCATGATCTGCAGCGGAAACTGGAGACCAACCTGACCTTGCTCAGCCCCAAGGAGacggagaacagcagcagccagaAGTCGGCCCACTCGGCCCGTTTGGACAGCATGGACAGCAGCAGTGTGACGGTGGACAGCGGATTCAACTCCCCCAG AACGCGTGAAAGCCTTGCGTCCAACACATCCAGCATAGTGGAAAGCAATAGACGGCAGAATCCGGCGCTGAGCCCCGGCCACATCGGCACGAGTAGTATCGGACTGCCGTTCAGCTTTCGCGCCATCCCAGAACCCGCCACCACACAGCCTGAGAAACTCCAGAAGTCATCGAACTGCCTGGCCTCCATCACCAGCGTCTGA
- the stox2a gene encoding storkhead-box protein 2 isoform X2, whose product MKKNRSSNLRRAWPSSEHPERPAEHNPSRGEKDIRLQKQHLPPPPAPHFSPSPPGYRAPGDVSPISMSPISQSQFIPLGEILCLAISAMNSAHKPVNQEALVEHLTATFPGVPTPSSEVLRHTLNMLVRERKIYPTPEGYFIVTPQTYFITPSLIRTNNKWYHLDDRLQERQTPQSQQQQQQQQPPPPSQQCTSPQSGNVTPSAPGCLRERPPRKNHSDSYNSYRDDLSRLHSSKSPKEHRGDSYQSKPPKDHNGGEPPPSTSAKEHRGEPPSYPYSPLPTSPPAQQPPPQEPAEKSKSITSFPYKSDTLTKKKEGGGGGGGSGEKQSKRFGLRLFRLSFKKDKMRQLATFSAQFPPEEWPLRDEEVPTTPIPREVEMEIIRRINPDLSVENVARHTAVMKRLEEERAQKNKAGSSAQHSARSRRARGHRRALHGKSRSHSKPRTSRGDPSEGSNWDLLFMERDYRFFSHSLVRSPREAMYTLERRRSGGATYLVHSNPNITESNCPVAPEWDVSGELAKRRTEMPFPEPSRGTCQSRVQRSHSHNQDRKSRHDRSDQAKERSRSMDNSLKGPSLGAPEDFEPTLEERSHYYTDDGTLRAKQKSSHYSRIMFSAAKFHSDFNVPDLGKGSLDESRIRSTMERNKSRDSLPSYNELMGLSPKPSADEYFQCNTSNETILTAPSPQAKSEYDTLTSSGGLRKGSPADRQTPHLTSPHTMEYKEDLSAAKGQSGSARLTPSQTPEPLQNARLTPHQHNVDPGGGGGSMVIKRKEIFSKDTLFKPPHNALSTGYVDSSYTKSGTLRKASHAKSTEALDNPEPQQPSNSATSSASPAVLQVCLEPTVPSASFDYYNVSDDEEEEEAEEDSHKELATAEDSKEHGEVGGNGGGGGGGGGGGGGGGGGGGGGGGGGGGGGEGTMQWLLEREKEHDLQRKLETNLTLLSPKETENSSSQKSAHSARLDSMDSSSVTVDSGFNSPRTRESLASNTSSIVESNRRQNPALSPGHIGTSSIGLPFSFRAIPEPATTQPEKLQKSSNCLASITSV is encoded by the exons ATGAAGAAGAACCGCAGCAGCAATCTGCGGCGGGCCTGGCCCAGCTCGGAGCACCCGGAGCGCCCGGCGGAGCACAATCCCTCCCGTGGTGAGAAAGACATCCGTTTGCAGAAGcagcacctccccccccctcccgctcctcATTTCTCTCCGTCCCCACCAGGTTATCGTGCGCCAG GTGACGTGTCTCCGATCAGCATGTCACCTATCAGCCAGTCACAGTTCATCCCGCTGGGGGAGATCTTGTGCCTGGCCATCTCCGCTATGAACTCGGCCCACAAGCCCGTCAACCAGGAGGCTCTGGTGGAGCACCTCACTGCCACCTTCCCAG GCGTGCCTACACCCAGCTCAGAGGTCCTGCGACATACCCTGAACATGCTGGTGCGAGAGAGGAAGATCTACCCAACTCCAGAGGGCTACTTCATTGTCACCCCACAGACCTACTTTATCACTCCTTCCCTCATCAGAACCAACAACAAGTGGTATCACCTGGATGATCGGCTGCAGGAGCGCCAGACGCCAcagtcacagcagcagcagcagcagcagcagccgccgccgccatctCAGCAATGCACTTCGCCTCAGTCTGGCAACGTAACACCGTCCGCACCCGGCTGCCTGAGGGAGAGGCCTCCTCGCAAGAACCACAGCGACTCATACAACTCCTACCGCGACGACTTGTCCAGACTTCACAGCAGCAAGTCCCCGAAGGAGCACAGGGGAGATTCTTACCAAAGTAAGCCCCCCAAGGATCACAATGGCGGGGAGCCTCCGCCAAGCACGTCAGCCAAGGAGCACCGGGGAGAACCTCCGTCATACCCGTATTCCCCTCTCCCCACTTCCCCTCCTGCCCAGCAACCGCCGCCTCAAGAGCCCGCGGAGAAGAGCAAAAGCATCACTTCTTTCCCTTATAAAAGTGACACTCTgaccaaaaagaaagaaggaggtGGCGGCGGAGGCGGAAGCGGCGAGAAGCAATCCAAAAGGTTTGGCCTCCGGCTATTCCGGCTGAGTTTCAAGAAGGACAAAATGAGACAGCTGGCCACCTTCTCAGCGCAGTTCCCCCCCGAGGAGTGGCCTCTGCGCGACGAGGAAGTGCCGACTACACCCATTCCCCGCGAGGTGGAGATGGAGATAATCCGCCGAATCAACCCCGACCTATCAGTGGAGAACGTGGCGAGGCACACGGCGGTGATgaagaggctggaggaggagcgcgcGCAAAAGAACAAGGCCGGGTCCTCGGCCCAGCACAGTGCACGGAGCAGGAGGGCGAGGGGCCACAGGAGGGCCCTGCACGGGAAGTCCCGCTCACACAGCAAGCCCCGGACCTCCAGGGGAGACCCCTCTGAGGGTTCGAACTGGGACCTTCTGTTCATGGAACGGGATTACCGCTTCTTCAGCCACTCGTTGGTTCGCTCGCCTCGGGAGGCCATGTACACCCTTGAGCGCAGACGGAGCGGCGGGGCAACGTACCTGGTCCACAGCAACCCCAACATCACAGAATCGAACTGCCCGGTCGCCCCCGAGTGGGACGTGTCGGGGGAGCTGGCCAAGAGACGGACCGAGATGCCCTTCCCGGAGCCGTCGCGCGGGACCTGCCAGTCCAGAGTGCAGAGGAGCCACAGTCACAATCAGGACAGGAAGTCGCGTCACGACAGGTCAGATCAAGCCAAGGAGCGCTCCCGGTCCATGGACAACTCGCTCAAGGGCCCTTCGCTGGGGGCGCCGGAAGACTTTGAACCCACTCTGGAGGAGCGCAGTCATTACTACACCGATGACGGCACCCTGCGCGCCAAGCAGAAGTCCTCCCACTACTCAAGGATCATGTTCTCTGCTGCTAAGTTCCACTCTGATTTTAATGTGCCTGATTTGGGGAAAGGGAGTTTGGACGAGTCGAGGATCCGGAGTACGATGGAGAGGAACAAAAGCAGAGACAGCTTGCCATCGTACAATGAGCTAATGGGACTTTCTCCTAAGCCCTCAGCAGATGAGTACTTCCAGTGCAATACGTCAAATGAAACAATCCTAACTGCCCCTTCGCCTCAGGCAAAATCAGAATATGACACAttaacctcatcagggggactCCGAAAGGGCTCTCCGGCTGACCGCCAAACGCCTCACCTCACGTCTCCTCACACGATGGAGTACAAAGAGGACTTGTCGGCAGCAAAGGGACAGAGCGGCTCGGCGCGACTGACGCCGAGCCAGACGCCGGAGCCGCTGCAAAATGCCCGTTTGACGCCGCACCAACACAACGTGGACCCGGGAGGGGGCGGAGGCAGCATGGTGATCAAGAGGAAAGAGATCTTCAGCAAGGACACTTTGTTCAAACCTCCACACAATGCCTTGTCCACGGGCTACGTGGACAGCAGCTACACCAAGTCCGGCACATTGCGGAAAGCCTCACATGCCAAATCAACAGAGGCCCTAGACAATCCTGAGCCCCAGCAGCCTTCCAATTCAGCCACTTCCTCAGCATCACCGGCAGTTTTACAGGTCTGCTTAGAGCCAACAGTCCCCTCCGCCTCCTTTGACTATTATAATGTATcagatgatgaggaagaggaagaggcggaggaggactcGCACAAAGAGTTGGCGACGGCAGAGGACAGCAAGGAGCACGGGGAAGTGGGTGGTAACGGTggaggcggtggcggcggcggtggtggtgggggtggtggcgggggtggcggtggtggcggtggtggcggcggcggcggtggtggggAGGGAACCATGCAGTGGTTACTGGAGCGGGAGAAGGAGCATGATCTGCAGCGGAAACTGGAGACCAACCTGACCTTGCTCAGCCCCAAGGAGacggagaacagcagcagccagaAGTCGGCCCACTCGGCCCGTTTGGACAGCATGGACAGCAGCAGTGTGACGGTGGACAGCGGATTCAACTCCCCCAG AACGCGTGAAAGCCTTGCGTCCAACACATCCAGCATAGTGGAAAGCAATAGACGGCAGAATCCGGCGCTGAGCCCCGGCCACATCGGCACGAGTAGTATCGGACTGCCGTTCAGCTTTCGCGCCATCCCAGAACCCGCCACCACACAGCCTGAGAAACTCCAGAAGTCATCGAACTGCCTGGCCTCCATCACCAGCGTCTGA